Proteins encoded in a region of the Mucilaginibacter sabulilitoris genome:
- a CDS encoding DUF5989 family protein, with the protein MELLVEFWEFLKHRRKFWLWPLFILLVLLGMLVVMAQGSVLAPFIYSLF; encoded by the coding sequence ATGGAACTACTGGTTGAATTTTGGGAGTTTTTAAAACACCGGCGTAAATTTTGGCTTTGGCCCTTATTTATTTTACTTGTTCTTTTAGGTATGCTGGTGGTTATGGCACAGGGATCTGTTCTGGCTCCATTTATTTATTCCTTATTCTAA
- a CDS encoding MGH1-like glycoside hydrolase domain-containing protein codes for MMMKKKIALLCFLSAAFFKLAAQSHFILNADSFKTYIDQFNKDDAELYKGYFPNDSAWTFMKSNVPLLDCPDKSLELTYYFRWWTFRKHIKQTPDGFIITEFLPDVSWAGKYNAISCAAAQHIYEGRWLKNNRYMKDYATFWLRKGGPVRSYSFWIADALWANNEVNPDDQFITGLLPDLTANYAGWEKGWLYQDQFFVGKNSDGLFSQADNRDGMEISIGGNGKRPTINAYMYGDAIAIARIAGLKKDKRTTDLFFKKADTIKMATLSKLWDKNATFFKTLPSGNNRLVDVRELLGYTPWYFNLPPAGKGYEQAWRFIKSDSGFFAPYGLTTAEQSDPGFEISYTGHECKWNGPSWPFSTSVTLTAMANILNNYPQSVITKTDYFKQMLIYAHAQRRTNDGGCVLPWIDEVINPYTGDWISRTILKERGWQKNNGGAERGKDYNHSSFCDLVITGVIGLRPQRNNIVMINPLIPDRVWDWFCLDNISYHGKTLTIMFDRFGTKYGRGRGLMCFVDGELRVKVKDIGPITFKL; via the coding sequence ATGATGATGAAAAAGAAAATAGCCCTTTTATGTTTTCTGTCAGCAGCCTTTTTTAAGCTTGCAGCGCAAAGCCATTTTATCCTGAATGCCGATAGCTTTAAAACATATATTGATCAATTCAATAAAGATGATGCGGAATTATACAAGGGCTATTTTCCCAATGATTCGGCCTGGACATTTATGAAGTCAAATGTGCCGCTTTTAGATTGCCCCGATAAGAGCCTGGAGCTTACCTACTATTTTCGCTGGTGGACTTTCCGTAAGCACATTAAACAAACTCCTGATGGGTTTATCATCACCGAATTTCTTCCGGATGTAAGCTGGGCCGGAAAGTATAACGCGATCAGCTGCGCTGCCGCTCAGCATATATACGAGGGCAGGTGGTTAAAGAATAACAGATATATGAAGGATTATGCCACTTTCTGGCTTCGTAAAGGTGGGCCGGTAAGAAGCTATAGTTTCTGGATTGCAGATGCACTGTGGGCTAATAATGAGGTAAATCCTGATGATCAATTTATTACCGGTCTTTTACCCGATTTAACAGCTAATTATGCCGGGTGGGAAAAGGGCTGGCTTTACCAGGATCAATTTTTTGTTGGAAAGAATTCTGACGGGCTTTTTAGTCAGGCAGATAACCGGGATGGCATGGAAATTTCAATAGGAGGTAATGGTAAACGTCCCACTATTAACGCATACATGTATGGCGATGCCATAGCCATTGCCCGTATTGCAGGCCTGAAAAAGGATAAGCGGACAACAGATTTGTTTTTCAAAAAGGCTGATACGATTAAAATGGCCACATTAAGCAAGTTATGGGACAAGAACGCTACTTTTTTCAAAACATTACCCTCCGGAAATAACAGACTTGTTGATGTCAGGGAACTTCTCGGTTATACGCCCTGGTATTTTAACCTGCCGCCGGCAGGCAAGGGCTATGAACAGGCCTGGCGATTTATCAAGTCTGACAGCGGCTTTTTTGCACCTTATGGTTTGACCACTGCTGAACAAAGTGACCCTGGATTTGAAATATCCTACACCGGGCACGAATGTAAATGGAACGGGCCGAGCTGGCCCTTTTCAACTTCAGTTACGCTTACCGCCATGGCCAATATATTAAATAACTATCCGCAATCTGTAATTACCAAAACGGATTATTTTAAACAAATGCTGATCTACGCTCATGCGCAGCGGAGAACTAACGACGGCGGATGTGTTTTGCCATGGATAGATGAAGTAATTAACCCTTATACCGGCGATTGGATTTCCAGGACCATATTGAAAGAACGGGGGTGGCAAAAGAACAATGGTGGTGCGGAACGTGGGAAAGATTATAACCATTCTTCATTTTGCGACCTGGTCATTACCGGGGTTATTGGTTTAAGACCTCAACGCAACAATATCGTAATGATCAATCCATTGATACCTGATCGGGTATGGGACTGGTTTTGTTTAGACAATATTTCTTACCACGGGAAAACACTAACCATTATGTTTGACCGGTTCGGTACAAAGTACGGAAGGGGGAGGGGGCTGATGTGTTTTGTGGATGGTGAGCTGCGCGTGAAAGTGAAGGATATCGGACCCATTACTTTTAAGTTATAA
- a CDS encoding cupin domain-containing protein, whose protein sequence is MKKSVQSVTILCFITLLGTGYLNAQGLPNKTFGAIYQENIKWAPFPAFPPEARLSILVGNPKNPEPYVVRVKLPAGVKLMPHRHPEDRIYTVISGIFYIGIGTTFDADKLKAYPPGSVIVLPGNTPHFHWAKSGEYVTQVTANGPLGISYINPADDPRNKKNKVKSRD, encoded by the coding sequence ATGAAAAAGTCAGTTCAATCAGTGACAATATTATGCTTCATTACTTTGCTGGGTACGGGCTATCTCAATGCCCAGGGATTGCCCAATAAAACCTTTGGTGCCATTTATCAGGAAAATATTAAGTGGGCGCCATTTCCTGCATTTCCGCCGGAAGCCCGTCTATCCATTTTGGTTGGTAACCCTAAAAATCCTGAACCTTATGTGGTTAGGGTGAAATTACCCGCAGGTGTGAAGCTTATGCCACACAGGCATCCGGAAGACAGAATATACACGGTTATATCAGGTATATTTTACATTGGTATAGGCACAACATTCGACGCAGACAAATTGAAAGCATACCCGCCTGGGAGCGTGATCGTACTACCCGGTAACACACCTCATTTCCATTGGGCAAAATCGGGCGAATATGTAACACAGGTTACCGCTAACGGCCCCCTCGGCATAAGTTACATCAACCCGGCAGATGACCCGCGAAATAAAAAAAATAAAGTTAAAAGCCGTGATTAA
- a CDS encoding SxtJ family membrane protein: MIADKRPANKDNRKFGLTLGAVLAAIALYQHTKALPAWPYFAGFALLFISLSLMKPSWLLMPRIIWEKLAHYLGYMNTLIWLTLIYILFFTPVNLILKMTGRDPLNRKYQPRQKSYWLTDDKQAVSSSLKKQF, from the coding sequence ATGATAGCAGATAAACGACCGGCCAATAAGGATAACCGCAAATTTGGATTAACGCTTGGTGCTGTTTTAGCAGCCATAGCTTTATACCAGCATACTAAAGCGCTGCCTGCATGGCCGTATTTTGCCGGTTTTGCGTTGTTATTTATCAGCCTGAGTTTGATGAAGCCGTCGTGGCTTTTAATGCCGCGTATCATCTGGGAAAAACTGGCTCATTACCTGGGTTACATGAATACCCTTATCTGGCTTACCCTGATATATATTCTGTTTTTTACGCCTGTAAACCTGATTTTAAAAATGACAGGCCGCGATCCGTTGAACAGAAAATATCAACCCCGGCAAAAGTCATACTGGCTTACGGATGATAAGCAGGCAGTTTCGTCTTCATTGAAAAAACAGTTTTAA
- a CDS encoding type 1 glutamine amidotransferase domain-containing protein, whose protein sequence is MKINKILFVVTSHDELGNTGKKTGLWIEEFAAPYYTFHDMGKEIIIASPKGGQAPIDPKSDLPENKTEATKRYYSDKATQDRLSNTVKLTAVSAGDFDAIFYPGGHGPMWDLAEDRNSAKLIEAFYFNGKPVTLVCHAPAALKYARRPDGLWLIEGKRVTAFTNTEEETAQLTHVVPFLLEDMLKQRGAQFQKGEDWKPFVTRDGLLITGQNPASSILAAHTLLDYSERM, encoded by the coding sequence ATGAAAATCAACAAAATTCTTTTCGTTGTTACTTCTCACGATGAATTGGGTAACACCGGCAAAAAAACAGGTTTGTGGATTGAGGAATTTGCCGCTCCTTATTATACTTTTCACGATATGGGTAAAGAAATTATTATCGCCTCGCCAAAAGGAGGTCAGGCGCCTATTGATCCTAAAAGTGATCTGCCTGAGAATAAAACTGAGGCTACCAAAAGATATTACAGTGATAAGGCAACACAAGACAGGCTTAGCAATACGGTAAAATTGACCGCTGTTTCAGCGGGCGACTTCGACGCGATTTTCTATCCCGGTGGTCACGGCCCAATGTGGGATCTTGCCGAAGATAGAAATTCTGCAAAGCTTATTGAAGCTTTTTACTTTAACGGAAAACCGGTTACCCTCGTTTGTCACGCACCGGCGGCTTTGAAGTATGCCAGGAGGCCTGATGGTTTGTGGCTAATAGAAGGAAAAAGGGTAACTGCTTTCACCAACACGGAAGAAGAAACAGCTCAGCTTACACATGTAGTACCTTTCTTGCTGGAAGACATGCTAAAGCAAAGAGGCGCCCAATTTCAAAAAGGAGAAGACTGGAAGCCGTTTGTAACCCGCGATGGGCTGCTGATCACGGGGCAAAATCCAGCCTCCTCTATTTTAGCGGCTCATACCTTATTAGACTATTCAGAACGGATGTAA
- a CDS encoding beta-L-arabinofuranosidase domain-containing protein: MKISLFIVFLAASAYTYGQTGAKNQPVVYLNNRAPLRQNPYMELPLGAIKPQGWLKEMLVRQKNGATGNLDKLYPLVMNKRNGWLGGDGDQWERGPYWIDGLLPLAYILNDRELIAKTKPWVEWAIKSQQPDGYFGPAKDYGTEPGLQRDNSRDWWPKMVMLKILKQYYSATGDKRVIGLMTNYFKYQLKELPEHPLDHWSFWARYRAGDNLMVVYWLYNITGDKFLLDLGDLLHQQTFDFAGAFLNTPLLSQAGSIHGVNLAQGMKEPIIYYQQHPEQKYWDATVKGYADLRKYDEMAHGLFGGDEALHGNDPTQGSELCTAVEMMFTLESTLAVTGDVSYADRLEKIAFNALPAQVAQNLTDRQYFQQANQVMLTRHTRNFDVNHSGTDVCYGLLTGYPCCTSNMHQGWPKFTQSLWYATADKGLAALVYSPNEVTAYVADGSQVSLKEETNYPFDDGIKFTLSTGKKNNPVSFPLHLRVPQWCTQASVKLNGKVIQQANGGQIIKIQREWKTGDVVELHLPMHVFKNTWHENAVSIERGPITYALKIGEAVTHVKNDRDSIDYGSAYDEIRPTTPWNYALIKPDTDKLNKDYLVQKSGKVTDYPWTMSNVPVTITTKARRVPSWQLYNEMTGPIPYSITYGLETGKEEEITLVPYGCTQLRISQFPVTGR, from the coding sequence ATGAAAATTAGCTTATTTATTGTTTTTCTGGCAGCATCCGCTTATACCTATGGACAAACCGGCGCCAAAAACCAACCGGTTGTTTATCTCAACAACCGGGCGCCTTTAAGACAAAACCCCTACATGGAATTGCCTTTGGGCGCTATCAAACCACAAGGCTGGTTAAAGGAAATGCTTGTACGGCAGAAAAATGGCGCGACCGGCAACCTGGATAAGTTATATCCGTTGGTCATGAACAAACGGAATGGCTGGCTTGGCGGGGATGGTGACCAATGGGAACGGGGGCCCTACTGGATAGACGGGCTCTTACCGCTGGCTTATATCCTGAATGATCGGGAATTAATAGCAAAAACAAAACCCTGGGTGGAGTGGGCTATTAAAAGCCAGCAGCCTGATGGGTATTTCGGTCCGGCTAAAGATTATGGCACGGAACCTGGTTTACAACGCGACAACAGCCGCGATTGGTGGCCCAAAATGGTGATGCTTAAAATACTTAAGCAATATTACAGTGCAACCGGCGATAAGCGGGTGATCGGTTTGATGACCAACTATTTTAAATATCAATTAAAAGAACTGCCCGAACATCCGCTTGACCACTGGTCTTTTTGGGCGCGTTACCGTGCCGGCGATAACCTGATGGTGGTTTATTGGCTTTATAATATTACAGGCGACAAGTTCCTGCTTGATCTGGGTGACCTGTTGCATCAGCAAACTTTTGATTTTGCCGGTGCTTTTTTGAATACGCCATTGCTATCACAGGCGGGTAGTATACATGGCGTAAATTTAGCGCAGGGTATGAAAGAACCCATTATTTATTATCAGCAGCATCCTGAGCAGAAATATTGGGATGCTACCGTGAAGGGATATGCAGATCTGCGTAAATATGATGAAATGGCCCACGGGCTTTTTGGGGGGGACGAGGCCCTGCATGGGAACGATCCTACACAAGGCTCGGAGCTATGTACTGCTGTAGAGATGATGTTTACGCTGGAAAGTACATTGGCGGTTACCGGAGATGTAAGTTATGCGGACCGGCTTGAAAAAATAGCCTTTAACGCTTTACCGGCACAGGTGGCACAAAACCTGACTGACCGCCAGTATTTTCAGCAAGCCAACCAGGTGATGCTTACGCGTCATACCCGTAATTTTGATGTGAATCATAGCGGAACCGATGTTTGTTACGGGTTACTTACTGGTTATCCTTGTTGTACATCAAATATGCACCAGGGCTGGCCAAAATTTACCCAAAGCCTTTGGTATGCAACAGCCGACAAAGGGCTGGCGGCATTGGTATATTCGCCCAACGAGGTAACCGCTTATGTGGCCGATGGCAGCCAGGTATCACTTAAGGAAGAAACTAACTACCCTTTTGACGACGGTATCAAATTCACACTAAGTACGGGGAAAAAGAACAACCCTGTGTCATTTCCGCTGCATTTGCGCGTGCCTCAATGGTGTACACAAGCCTCGGTCAAATTAAATGGCAAAGTAATACAGCAAGCTAATGGCGGACAGATCATCAAAATACAACGCGAATGGAAAACCGGTGATGTAGTAGAATTGCATCTTCCTATGCATGTTTTTAAAAATACCTGGCACGAGAACGCTGTGTCCATTGAGCGCGGTCCTATAACTTATGCACTTAAAATAGGTGAAGCGGTAACACACGTAAAAAATGACAGAGATTCTATTGACTATGGTAGCGCTTATGACGAAATCCGGCCTACCACCCCATGGAATTATGCTTTAATTAAACCGGATACCGACAAATTAAACAAAGACTATTTGGTACAAAAGAGCGGTAAAGTAACTGATTATCCATGGACGATGAGCAACGTGCCGGTTACAATCACTACAAAAGCGAGGCGCGTGCCCTCATGGCAATTATACAATGAGATGACGGGCCCGATTCCCTATAGCATCACTTATGGCCTGGAGACTGGAAAAGAAGAGGAAATTACCCTGGTTCCGTATGGTTGTACCCAATTACGGATTTCCCAGTTTCCTGTAACCGGCCGCTAA
- a CDS encoding carbamoyltransferase family protein: MYILGISAYYHDSAACLLCDGEIIAAVQEERFTRIKNDARFPAFSIEYCLEEAGISLGQVDYVVFYEKPFVKFERLIETYLATAPAGLPSFLKAVPLWIKDKVFMKKHIIKALGHIDERWTYQDDNLLFTEHHQAHAASAFFPSPFENSLVLTADGVGEWTTTSVWLGSGNKLRLLREMRFPHSLGLFYSAFTYYLGFKVNSDEYKVMGLAPYGEPGFVPLILEKLIDLKPDGSFRLNMRYFNYCAGLTMTHKRFYRLFGRGPRKAGEKLDKFHMDIACSVQKVTEMVMLNMVTDLEQSYPNENLCMAGGVALNCVINGKIQERSGFKNLWIQPAAGDAGGALGAAYFAHYQYLNNQRKETGHDLMKNALLGPSFTKEYIAEMLANRGLHYQVQNEAEFNKTIARYLDEGKVVGYFRGRMEFGPRALGARSILGDPRRADMQSVMNQKIKFRESFRPFAPAVLEEYAHLYFNTTSPSPYMLLVSSIKEKHRLPAADAANKKGLELLKVTRSVLPAVTHVDFSARIQTVNKHRHTEFYNLIAAFFDLTGCPILINTSFNVKDEPIVCTPEDALQCFLKSEMDILAIEQIIVTKKDMIKGVQHELTSEEI, encoded by the coding sequence ATGTATATATTGGGTATATCTGCTTATTATCATGACAGCGCGGCCTGCCTACTCTGCGATGGTGAAATCATCGCAGCAGTGCAGGAAGAACGCTTTACGCGGATAAAAAATGATGCCCGTTTTCCGGCTTTCTCCATAGAGTATTGCCTTGAGGAGGCCGGAATTTCACTAGGTCAGGTTGACTATGTTGTATTTTATGAAAAGCCGTTTGTAAAGTTTGAGCGCTTGATTGAAACTTATCTGGCTACGGCGCCCGCCGGCTTGCCATCCTTTTTAAAAGCGGTGCCATTGTGGATAAAGGATAAGGTATTCATGAAGAAGCATATCATCAAAGCGCTTGGCCACATAGATGAGAGGTGGACTTATCAAGATGATAACCTGCTTTTTACCGAACATCATCAAGCCCACGCGGCTTCCGCGTTTTTTCCGTCTCCTTTTGAAAATTCCCTTGTGCTTACTGCCGATGGCGTAGGAGAGTGGACCACTACCTCCGTTTGGCTGGGCAGTGGTAACAAGCTGCGATTGCTCCGGGAGATGCGGTTCCCTCATTCTTTAGGGTTGTTTTATTCAGCGTTCACTTATTACCTCGGTTTTAAGGTAAACAGTGACGAATATAAGGTGATGGGTTTGGCCCCATACGGAGAACCCGGTTTTGTACCCCTGATTCTTGAAAAGCTTATTGATTTAAAGCCGGATGGTTCTTTCCGGCTTAATATGCGGTATTTTAATTACTGCGCGGGTTTAACCATGACCCATAAACGCTTTTACCGGTTGTTTGGCCGCGGCCCAAGAAAAGCAGGTGAAAAACTCGATAAATTTCATATGGATATTGCCTGTTCTGTACAAAAAGTAACGGAAATGGTCATGCTGAATATGGTTACTGATCTGGAGCAGTCTTATCCGAATGAAAATCTGTGTATGGCCGGCGGCGTGGCCTTAAACTGTGTAATTAATGGTAAGATACAGGAGCGATCGGGATTTAAGAACTTATGGATACAACCTGCCGCCGGAGATGCCGGAGGCGCTTTGGGCGCTGCTTACTTTGCACATTATCAGTACCTGAACAACCAGCGTAAAGAGACCGGCCATGACCTGATGAAAAATGCATTGCTCGGGCCTTCATTTACAAAAGAATATATTGCCGAAATGCTTGCGAACCGGGGGCTACATTATCAGGTCCAAAATGAAGCCGAATTTAACAAAACGATTGCCAGGTATCTTGATGAAGGCAAAGTTGTTGGTTATTTCAGGGGTCGCATGGAGTTTGGTCCGCGGGCATTAGGAGCCCGCAGTATTCTGGGTGATCCGCGTAGGGCGGATATGCAATCGGTCATGAACCAAAAGATCAAATTCCGGGAATCATTCCGGCCATTTGCACCGGCTGTTTTGGAAGAATACGCGCACCTTTATTTCAATACTACCAGCCCGAGTCCTTACATGCTTTTAGTAAGCTCCATCAAAGAAAAGCACCGCCTGCCGGCTGCCGATGCTGCAAACAAAAAGGGACTGGAGTTATTAAAAGTTACCAGATCGGTGTTACCTGCTGTTACACATGTAGATTTTTCAGCTCGGATTCAAACCGTCAACAAACACAGGCATACGGAATTTTACAATTTAATAGCGGCTTTTTTTGACTTAACAGGTTGCCCTATTCTCATTAATACCTCATTTAATGTTAAAGATGAACCCATTGTATGTACCCCAGAAGACGCTTTGCAATGTTTTTTAAAAAGTGAAATGGATATACTGGCCATTGAGCAAATAATTGTTACTAAAAAAGACATGATCAAGGGGGTACAACATGAATTAACCTCCGAGGAAATTTAA
- a CDS encoding glycoside hydrolase family 127 protein codes for MDILKRKLVLLALPAMIHWAANAQQNIVKMTPVNFAQVQINDKFWSPRINTVTNITIPVCIQQTEVVTPRIRNFEKVARKQGEKHEGIYFDDSDVYKALEAIAYSLKNHPDAKLEAKADEWISKIAAAQQPDGYLNTYYTLSGLENRWSDMEKHEDYNAGHLIEAAVAYYNTTGKRKLLDVASRVADNIDSTFKQQNRHWVSGHEEIELALVKLYKATGKEKYLDLADWYLQQRGHGYGRGAIWTNRHMGEKYCQDDVPVKEQSQIEGHAVRAMYLYTGAADVGAARNDPGYLKAMNNVWEDVVYRNMYITGGIGSSGSNEGFTVDYDLPNKSAYCETCASVGMVLWNERMNLLTGNAKFVDVLERSLYNGALDGLSLSGDRFFYGNPLASDNNYQRSEWFGTACCPSNIARLVESLGNYIYASSDDAVWVNLFVGSSTTVALKKGKVQLQQQSNYPWNGNIKMAVNPVSKLNFPLHVRIPGWAVNQPVPGETYQFTDKADSTFTITLNGKPAKYIMQNGYAVITRDWKKGDMLSLNLPMPVRKIKAIDSVKVNVNKIALQRGPLMYCVEQVNSDQEKQSYIVPENTAFNVAYDQNMLNGIVTIKAQVPVLAPTDDGNGVKTAQGTLTAIPYYSWANRGKSEMQVWLPTRISSVNIKANNHDQ; via the coding sequence ATGGACATTCTTAAAAGAAAGCTTGTTTTGCTTGCCCTGCCGGCAATGATACACTGGGCGGCTAATGCGCAACAGAACATCGTAAAAATGACACCGGTTAACTTTGCACAGGTGCAAATCAATGATAAATTCTGGTCGCCCCGGATCAATACGGTAACGAATATAACAATACCCGTTTGTATACAGCAAACCGAAGTGGTTACGCCCCGTATCAGGAACTTTGAAAAGGTAGCACGCAAACAGGGCGAAAAACATGAAGGCATCTATTTTGACGATTCTGATGTGTACAAGGCGCTGGAAGCCATTGCCTATTCCCTTAAAAACCATCCCGATGCTAAGCTGGAAGCAAAGGCCGATGAATGGATCAGCAAAATAGCCGCCGCCCAGCAGCCTGATGGCTACCTGAATACCTATTATACCCTCTCGGGATTGGAGAACCGCTGGTCTGATATGGAAAAGCATGAAGATTACAACGCCGGTCACCTGATTGAAGCAGCGGTTGCCTATTATAATACCACCGGAAAACGCAAACTGCTCGACGTGGCAAGCCGCGTTGCCGACAACATAGACAGCACCTTCAAACAGCAGAACCGCCACTGGGTTTCCGGGCACGAGGAAATAGAACTTGCATTGGTTAAACTGTACAAGGCTACCGGAAAAGAAAAATATCTTGACCTGGCCGATTGGTATTTGCAGCAACGCGGACACGGTTATGGCAGGGGCGCTATCTGGACTAACAGGCACATGGGCGAAAAGTATTGCCAGGATGATGTACCGGTAAAAGAGCAATCGCAAATTGAAGGGCACGCGGTAAGGGCCATGTACCTGTATACCGGTGCTGCAGATGTTGGCGCCGCCCGCAACGATCCGGGGTACCTGAAAGCAATGAATAATGTTTGGGAAGACGTCGTATACCGCAACATGTATATTACCGGCGGCATAGGTTCATCTGGCAGTAATGAGGGTTTTACGGTTGACTATGATCTGCCGAACAAAAGCGCTTATTGCGAAACCTGCGCCTCAGTAGGGATGGTGCTTTGGAACGAACGAATGAACTTACTTACAGGTAATGCCAAATTTGTTGACGTGCTGGAACGCAGTCTTTATAACGGAGCGCTTGATGGGTTATCCTTAAGCGGCGACCGTTTCTTTTATGGAAACCCGCTGGCTTCAGATAATAATTATCAACGGAGCGAATGGTTCGGTACCGCTTGCTGTCCCTCCAATATCGCCAGGCTGGTAGAATCATTAGGCAATTATATTTATGCATCCAGTGACGATGCCGTTTGGGTAAACCTTTTTGTTGGCAGCAGTACTACAGTTGCATTAAAAAAGGGTAAAGTGCAATTGCAGCAGCAAAGCAACTACCCGTGGAACGGAAATATCAAAATGGCTGTGAACCCGGTATCTAAATTGAACTTTCCGTTACACGTACGGATTCCGGGCTGGGCGGTGAACCAGCCGGTACCGGGCGAAACCTATCAGTTTACAGACAAGGCCGACAGTACATTTACCATTACCTTAAACGGTAAACCGGCAAAATATATCATGCAGAATGGCTATGCCGTAATAACACGCGATTGGAAAAAAGGTGATATGCTAAGCCTTAATTTGCCAATGCCCGTTCGCAAAATCAAGGCGATTGATAGTGTAAAGGTAAATGTGAATAAGATAGCGTTGCAAAGAGGGCCGCTCATGTATTGTGTTGAACAGGTTAATTCCGATCAAGAGAAACAAAGTTACATCGTCCCTGAAAATACTGCTTTTAACGTAGCATATGATCAGAATATGTTGAATGGGATAGTAACCATCAAAGCGCAGGTTCCGGTTTTGGCACCCACAGATGACGGAAACGGTGTAAAAACAGCGCAGGGCACACTCACGGCGATCCCCTATTATTCCTGGGCCAATCGGGGTAAATCCGAAATGCAGGTTTGGCTGCCCACACGGATAAGCAGCGTCAATATCAAGGCAAATAACCACGACCAATAA
- a CDS encoding alpha/beta fold hydrolase, whose amino-acid sequence MLQIKHMPEQLNFNRRHFLATAAMTIAAGPLVMLGSADAQPHSTAPAEAWSIKPGTNAAFDAIKQINAGLLNVGYIEDGPVNGQVVILLHGWPYDIHSFTAVVPLLTSKGYRVIVPFLRGYGTTRFLSDATFRNGQQAAIAQDIISFMDALNIRKAIIAGFDWGARTAVIIAALWPERCKALVSVSGYIIVNLKANTQPLPPKAELGWWYQYYFATARGKLGYSKNCNEFNKLIWKIASPKWNFDEATFDRTAASFTNPDHVAIVIHNYRWRLSIAKGEPKYDHLEQRLFEGPMITVPAITISSDFDGAAADGKAYTRKFSGKYSHKVLNGIGHNVPQEAPQDFANAIIEVDGYAG is encoded by the coding sequence ATGCTTCAAATCAAACATATGCCGGAACAACTTAACTTTAACCGCCGCCACTTTTTAGCTACGGCCGCCATGACCATTGCCGCAGGCCCGCTTGTTATGCTCGGCTCAGCCGATGCTCAGCCGCATAGTACAGCACCGGCCGAAGCCTGGTCAATTAAGCCCGGTACGAACGCCGCATTTGACGCTATAAAGCAGATCAACGCAGGCCTCTTAAATGTTGGTTATATTGAAGATGGCCCTGTCAACGGCCAGGTAGTAATACTTTTGCATGGCTGGCCTTATGATATTCACAGCTTTACAGCTGTTGTACCTTTATTGACATCCAAGGGGTACCGGGTAATTGTACCCTTTCTGCGCGGTTATGGCACAACGCGCTTTCTGTCAGACGCGACCTTTAGAAACGGCCAGCAAGCGGCTATCGCTCAGGATATTATTTCGTTTATGGATGCACTCAATATTCGAAAGGCTATCATAGCCGGTTTTGACTGGGGCGCGCGTACGGCGGTGATCATAGCCGCACTCTGGCCTGAACGTTGCAAAGCACTCGTGTCCGTGAGCGGCTATATTATCGTCAATCTAAAAGCCAATACGCAACCGTTGCCGCCAAAAGCCGAGTTGGGATGGTGGTATCAATATTATTTCGCCACAGCGCGAGGCAAGCTTGGCTACAGCAAAAATTGTAACGAATTTAATAAGCTCATCTGGAAGATTGCATCGCCGAAATGGAACTTTGATGAAGCAACTTTCGATCGCACGGCAGCATCGTTTACCAACCCCGATCATGTTGCAATCGTGATTCATAACTACCGGTGGCGCCTGAGTATAGCTAAAGGTGAGCCAAAATACGACCACCTCGAACAGAGACTTTTTGAAGGGCCGATGATCACTGTACCTGCTATTACCATTAGCAGCGATTTTGACGGCGCCGCAGCAGACGGAAAAGCCTACACCCGCAAATTTTCAGGCAAATATTCACACAAGGTACTTAATGGCATCGGTCATAATGTGCCGCAGGAAGCTCCGCAAGATTTTGCCAATGCAATTATAGAAGTTGATGGCTATGCCGGATAA